From the genome of Lujinxingia vulgaris:
GCGGCTGGCCCGTCTACACCTTCACCCTCGAGAGCTAAAGGACACCATGTTTGCCTTCCCCCCTTACAACACCTCCTCGCCACCGATGGAGGCGACGGCCTTTGCCCACCCCAACATCGCGCTGGTCAAGTACTGGGGCAAACGCGACACCGACCTCAACCTGCCGGTGGCCGGGAGCCTCTCGTTGACCCTGGGCGGCCTCTCCACCACCACGCGGGTGCGCTACCGCGACGACATCAGCCGCGACATCGTCATCCTCGACGGCAAAGAGCTGCGCCAGGGCAGCCGCGCGTATCAGCGGGTGGTCGAGTTTGTGCAACTGGTGCGCAACGAATCCAACCACGACTACTTTGCCGAGGTGGAGACGGCCAACGACTTCCCCACCGCCGCCGGGCTGGCCTCGTCGGCCTCGGGTTTTGCGGCGCTGGCGCTGGCAGCCACCTCGGCGGCCGGGCTGCATCTTCTCGATGAGCAGCTCTCCGCGCTGGCCCGCCGCGGCTCGGGCTCGGCGGCCCGCTCGATCTACGGCGGGTTTGCGGAGATGCGCCGCGGCAGCCGCAAAGACGGCCACGACGCCTTCGCCGTGCCCATCGCCGGGCCGGAGCATTGGGATCTACGCTGCGTGGTGGCCGTGACCACCCAGGGCGAAAAAGACATCAGCTCCACCGAAGGCATGCTGCGCACCCAGGAGAGCTCACCACTCTTTACCCCCTGGGCCGACACCGTGGCCGGCGACATCGTCGAGGCCACCGACGCCATCAAAGCGCGCGACTTTCAGGCGCTGGGACGCGTCGCCGAGCGCTCCTGCCTGGGCATGCACGCCAGCGCCATGGCCGCCGACCCCGGGGTGATCTACTGGAACCCGACCACCCTGGAGCTGATTCACCGGGTGCGGCGCGCGCGCCGCGACGGGCTGCAGGTCTTCTTTACGATCGACGCCGGCCCTCACGTCAAAGTCTTCTGCCCGGCGCGCGAGCTCTCGGCGGTGCGCTCGGTATTGGGGCAGATCGGCGGCGTGAGCGATCTGATCGTCGCGCGCCCCGGTGAGGGCGCGGCGCTCGTCGCCGCCGATGCGGTGAACGCTTAAGGCGCTCTGCCCTGGACGGACTCCCCCCGGTTGACACCGGCCGGTGGCGAGGGTCAGATTGCCGCCACCCGAATGTGCCCTATCTGTTGTGCGACTCGCTTTTATGGCGAGCGTTGTGGACTGGATGTACCTGTCGCCCCGAGCCTTACGATGCCCCAGAAATTCGACCTGTCTCGCTTCACTCAAAAAGCCCGCAAAGCCCTGGAGCGCGCCCAGGGCCTGGCAAAGACGCTGCGCCACGATCACGTCGAGGTGGAGCATACGCTGCTCGCGATGCTCGAGCAGGACGACTCGGTGGCCACGAGCCTTCTGGAGAACCTGGGCGCCAACCCCAAGGCCCTGGGCCGCAAGCTCATCGACGAGCTGGAGCTCTTGCCCAAAACCTACCGCAACCAGGAGCAGCCCTTTATCAGCAAAGATCTGCTCGCTGCGCTTCAGGAAGGCGGGGAGCTGGCCAATACGCTGGGCGATCAGTTCACCAGCAGCGAGCATCTGCTCATCGCCTTTGCGCGCCGCACGTCGAGCTACGCCGGCAAACAACTTCGTGACGCCGGAGCCACCGCCGAGAAGCTGGAGGAAGCGGTAAGGAAGGCCCGCGGCGGCCAGAAAATCACCAGCGCCGAAGGCCCCGTCTCCGAGATTCTTGGCAAATACGCCCAGGACATCACCGGCATGGCCGAGCGCGGCGAGCTCGACCCGGTCATCGGCCGCGACGCCGAGATCCGGCGCGTCATGCAAGTCCTCACTCGCCGCACCAAAAACAACCCGGTGCTGCTCGGCCACCCGGGCGTGGGCAAGACCTCCATCGTGCACGCCCTGGCCCAGCGCCTGGTCGCCGGCGACGTGCCCACCGGCCTCGCCGGAAAACGCCTGATGCGCCTGGATCTGGGCGCGCTGGTGGCCGGCACCAGCCTGCGCGGCCAGTTTGAAGAGCGCATCAAGACGGTGGTGCAGGAAGTTGTGAACAGCCAGGGCCGCATCATCCTCTTCATCGACGAGCTGCATCAGCTTGTCGGCGCCGGCGGCAAAGACAGCTCGATGAACGCCTCCAACATGCTCAAGCCCGCGCTGGCGCGTGGTGAGCTGAGCGTCATCGGCACCAGCACCGTTGAGGAGTACCGCCAGCATGTGGAGGCCGACGCCGCGCTGGAGCGCCGTTTTCAGTCGATCCACGTGGAGGAGGTCTCGACCGACGGCTGCGTCTCGATCCTTCGCGGCATCAAGCAGGGCTTCGAGATTCACCACGGCGTGCAGATCGACGACAGCGCGCTGGTGGCCGCCGCCCAGATGACGGCGCGTTATGTGCAGGATCGTTACCTGCCCGACAAAGCCATCGACGCCATCGATGAGGCCGCCAGCCGCCTGCGCCTGGAGATCGACAGCAAACCCACCGAGCTCGACGCCCTGGAGCGTCGCATGCACGCCCTGGAGATGGAGCGCCAGACCATCGCCGACGCCACCAACCCGGAGACGGTGGAGGAGCGCACCGAGCTTGAGAACCGCATCGAGAGCCTGCGCGAAGAGGCCGCGCGCCTGCGCGTGCGCTGGGAGACTGAAAAAGTGGTGCTCGACGAGATCACCACCATCAAAGAAGAGCTGGAGGCCACCGAGAAGACCTCCCAGGAGGCCCAGCGCGCTGGCGAGCTGGGGCGTGCGGCCGAGATTCGCTACAGCGTGCTGCCAAAGCTCAAGCAGAAGCTCGAGGCGGCCCAGGCCCGCATGAGCGAGCTGCATAAAGAAGAGCGCCTGCTCAAAGACTACGTCGACGCCAACGACATCGGCGAAGTCATTGCCGATTGGACCGGCATCCCCGTGAGCAAAATGCTGGAGTCGGAGCGCGAGAAGCTGCTCAACATGCCCGATCGCCTGCGCCAGCGTGTGGTCGGGCAGGACTCGGCCATCGAAATCATCTGCAGCGCCATCTGGCGCTCGCGCGCGGGTCTTCAGGACCGCAACCGCCCCATCGGCAACTTCATGTTCGTGGGCCCCACCGGCGTCGGCAAAACCGAGCTCGCCAAGGCCCTCTCCGAGTTTCTCTTCGACAGCGAAGACGCCATCGTGCGCATCGACATGTCGGAGTACATGGAGCAGTCCAAGGTCAACACGCTCATCGGCTCCGCCCGCGGCTACGTGGGCAGCGAGCAGGGCGGCGTGCTCACCGAGGCCGTGCGCCTCAAACCCTACAGCGTGGTGCTCTTCGACGAGGCCGAGAAGGCCCACCCCGATGTGTTCAACCTGCTCTTGCAGCTGATGGACGAGGGCCGCCTGACCGACAGCCAGGGCCGCCGCGTCGATTTTACCAACACGCTGGTGATCCTCACCTCCAACGTGGGAAGCCGCGAGATCATGGACTTAAGCGGCAAGGCCTCCGGCGAAGAGATGACCGACGCGGTGCAGGAGATCCTGCGCGACCACTTCCGCCCGGAATTCCTCAACCGCCTCGACGCGCCGATCGTCTTCCAGGCCCTCGACAAAGACGCCATCCGCCTCATCGTCGACATTCAGAAAAGGCGTCTTCGCAAGATGATGGCCGAGCAACGCATGACCATCGAGATCAGCGACGCCGCCAAAGACTTTCTGGCTGAAGAAGGCTTTGAGCCCGAATACGGCGCGCGCCCGCTCAAGCGCGCCATCGGCAACTTCATTCAGGACCCGCTGGCCGTGGAGGTGCTCGAAGGCAAGTTCGTCGCCGGCGACCATGTGGTCGTGGAGGTCGCCGAAGACGGGGAGTCGCTGGTCTTTACCAGAGGCGATCGCGACGCCGATTAAGGTGCGCCCAGGGTGAGATAAGCCAGCGCGGCGACGATCAGCACAATGATCACCGCCAGCCAGGGCCAACCCAGCCCGGAGCGGACCTCCTCTTCCCGCTCTTCAGCGCGACGCACCGCAGAGCCCTCGGCTAAGGCCGAGGGCTCGCTTGTTTCTGCGGGCTCCTCGCGCGCCACGCTGATCAGCGGCCCCGACGAGAGGTGGCTCTTGAGCGCACGATTCTTCTCCGGGTTCTCCATCTCCAGCCCCAGCCAGGGCGCCGGCAGCATCACCATGCCAAACCCCTTGTCTTCGCGGACCGGAAGATCGTCGAGGCTCAGATAACGCCGAAAGATCTCCGCTCGCCCAAAACGCTTCTTGGCCAGGGGCTGCAGCGTGCGCGCGAGCAAAAGCGTGACGCCGGGCATCTCAAGCGCCTCAATACGCTCATAGGCCGTAAAGCTCAGCGGGCTCTCCACCCGGGCGCGGGGCTCCTCGCCACTGAGCAAAAAACTCATCAGCGCGCCGGCCCCGTAGATATCGGCCGCCGCGCGCAGCATCGTACCGGACGTCTCCTCACGAACCTCGGGCGCGGTGTAGGCCGGATGCGTGGTGAGCTGCCAGGGCTTGAGCTTGACGCCCTTACTCACCACGCACCCCGGGAGCTGGGCGCGCAGCGTGTCGTCGCCCTGAAGCACAAAACGCCGCGGATCGAAGTCGCGCCAGTAGTAGCCGGCCTTGTGCGTAGCCACGAGAAGATCGCCCAGCTGCGCCATGATTTTGAGCGCGAGCTCGGCGGGCATGCCCTCGGGCCAGCGCGTCTGCACGGCCTCAAAGAGCGTGGGCCCCGCGCAGCGCTCGATCACCAGAAGCGGCTCTCCCGCCCCGCCCGGCCCCTCTTTAATGTCCAGCAACGCGATCTTACGCGCGACCACCTCGCCATCCGAGAGCGCATCGAGGTACTCCGCCAGGTGGCTGAGCTGCTCACGGCGCGTGGCCACATAGGCCACGTCATCCAGGCGCGCCTCATCGTAGCTCAGCGCCAGGCCGAGACGCTCTTCCGCCCCCGCCTCGGCGCCCTCTTCAGCGATGGCGACGACCTGCAGTTCGTCGCGCTCCTCGCGCATCGCGAGCGCCTTAAATGCGGTGGGCTGGTCGTGAATGTCGATGAGGCGGGAGGTGTCGTCCATGGGTATCTTCTCGCTGATGGTGCCGGTCGCCGCGTGATGCGGCGCGTGATGAGGCCGCGACCATACTCTCCCGCGCGCAGGAGGCAACTGCCATGCGGCGAGGCGTCGCAGGTGGGCACAACCCATCACCCAGAATCCGCTATTTGCCGGGCAAAAGGCATCGAGGGTCGCCTCGGGGCGTGCCGAGCGTGACACGTTGGCACAGCGCATCGTTTTGACCCCACCCCCTGCGTGGTATTTTGCAACAGTCCATCGCCTCGACCCCACCCCCTGCGTGGTATTTTGCAACAGTCCATCGCCTCGACCCCACCCCCTACGTGGTATTTTGCAACAGTCCATCGCCTTACCCCCCACCTCACCGTGACACATTGGCACAATGCATCGTCTCGGATCTGCTTTTAAGCGAGTTGAGGCCATCCTCGATGCCCCGGCCACCTTGCCGCGGCTTATTCGCGCCTGATACTTTCATCCGCGATGGTCAACCCACCTCCCGGAGCTCGCCAATGAAGCCACGATGCAGCGCTCGCCAGGGCCCGGCTCACCACCTGACGGCGGCCCTGCTCACCGCCTGCGCGGTACTAAGCGGGACGCCGGAGCTTCGGGCCGAGGAGGCGGTGTGCGGGGGCTGGGCAAACGGCCAACAGGTCGCACAGATCAACGATGAGCGCCTGGCCGAGTCCTCCGGGCTCGCCGCCGGCTGGCAAAACCCCGACGTGCTCTGGACGCATAACGACTCCGGCGACAGCGCGCGCCTCTTCGCCCTCTCGACCGCTCCCTCCGACGATGCCGGCGATCCCGACGCCTCCCCCATCCTCACCGAGCTCACGCTCGAAGGCGCCGAAAACATCGACTGGGAGGATATGGCGATTGGCCCCTGCTCCGCCGGTGGCGCCACCGCGTGCATCTACGTGGCCGACTTCGGCGACAACCTCAAACAACGCGAC
Proteins encoded in this window:
- the mvaD gene encoding diphosphomevalonate decarboxylase, producing the protein MFAFPPYNTSSPPMEATAFAHPNIALVKYWGKRDTDLNLPVAGSLSLTLGGLSTTTRVRYRDDISRDIVILDGKELRQGSRAYQRVVEFVQLVRNESNHDYFAEVETANDFPTAAGLASSASGFAALALAATSAAGLHLLDEQLSALARRGSGSAARSIYGGFAEMRRGSRKDGHDAFAVPIAGPEHWDLRCVVAVTTQGEKDISSTEGMLRTQESSPLFTPWADTVAGDIVEATDAIKARDFQALGRVAERSCLGMHASAMAADPGVIYWNPTTLELIHRVRRARRDGLQVFFTIDAGPHVKVFCPARELSAVRSVLGQIGGVSDLIVARPGEGAALVAADAVNA
- a CDS encoding ATP-dependent Clp protease ATP-binding subunit, with amino-acid sequence MPQKFDLSRFTQKARKALERAQGLAKTLRHDHVEVEHTLLAMLEQDDSVATSLLENLGANPKALGRKLIDELELLPKTYRNQEQPFISKDLLAALQEGGELANTLGDQFTSSEHLLIAFARRTSSYAGKQLRDAGATAEKLEEAVRKARGGQKITSAEGPVSEILGKYAQDITGMAERGELDPVIGRDAEIRRVMQVLTRRTKNNPVLLGHPGVGKTSIVHALAQRLVAGDVPTGLAGKRLMRLDLGALVAGTSLRGQFEERIKTVVQEVVNSQGRIILFIDELHQLVGAGGKDSSMNASNMLKPALARGELSVIGTSTVEEYRQHVEADAALERRFQSIHVEEVSTDGCVSILRGIKQGFEIHHGVQIDDSALVAAAQMTARYVQDRYLPDKAIDAIDEAASRLRLEIDSKPTELDALERRMHALEMERQTIADATNPETVEERTELENRIESLREEAARLRVRWETEKVVLDEITTIKEELEATEKTSQEAQRAGELGRAAEIRYSVLPKLKQKLEAAQARMSELHKEERLLKDYVDANDIGEVIADWTGIPVSKMLESEREKLLNMPDRLRQRVVGQDSAIEIICSAIWRSRAGLQDRNRPIGNFMFVGPTGVGKTELAKALSEFLFDSEDAIVRIDMSEYMEQSKVNTLIGSARGYVGSEQGGVLTEAVRLKPYSVVLFDEAEKAHPDVFNLLLQLMDEGRLTDSQGRRVDFTNTLVILTSNVGSREIMDLSGKASGEEMTDAVQEILRDHFRPEFLNRLDAPIVFQALDKDAIRLIVDIQKRRLRKMMAEQRMTIEISDAAKDFLAEEGFEPEYGARPLKRAIGNFIQDPLAVEVLEGKFVAGDHVVVEVAEDGESLVFTRGDRDAD
- a CDS encoding serine/threonine-protein kinase, translated to MDDTSRLIDIHDQPTAFKALAMREERDELQVVAIAEEGAEAGAEERLGLALSYDEARLDDVAYVATRREQLSHLAEYLDALSDGEVVARKIALLDIKEGPGGAGEPLLVIERCAGPTLFEAVQTRWPEGMPAELALKIMAQLGDLLVATHKAGYYWRDFDPRRFVLQGDDTLRAQLPGCVVSKGVKLKPWQLTTHPAYTAPEVREETSGTMLRAAADIYGAGALMSFLLSGEEPRARVESPLSFTAYERIEALEMPGVTLLLARTLQPLAKKRFGRAEIFRRYLSLDDLPVREDKGFGMVMLPAPWLGLEMENPEKNRALKSHLSSGPLISVAREEPAETSEPSALAEGSAVRRAEEREEEVRSGLGWPWLAVIIVLIVAALAYLTLGAP